Genomic DNA from Brienomyrus brachyistius isolate T26 chromosome 22, BBRACH_0.4, whole genome shotgun sequence:
agaggtaaggggcggatcatgccggcccccttgttcattacatcatcgtgGAGGATTTCAttatagtcaaggtcccacccaggacccagcagggacctgtcacggaccagccaaggccccatcatggaaacaggggaaaattcaagtggctaTATCTGTACTATACTAAACTGCGGAATACTATTCAAATGAAGTTAACCACTTCATTTAGCCACCATAGTTGAATTCCCAGTTTAAACCAGTAACTCTGTACTGTTTGTTTTCAAGTAGATTTAAGTAGGATAGCTGAGTTTGTCTACATTGCTGACCCGTGTATGTCTACAAGCACCTGCAGAGCTACTCATCAGAAAAACATTACAGGCGCAGCTGCCCAAACCCTGTATATGAAGTCAAGACAaaataaaagacattttaaaaacttatcTAATTATCTACACTCACCACCCTTTACACAGCACcagtgctggggggtggggtggtggtggtggtggagaaaAAGACAGCATTCCCCAGTAATCAGTAGCAAATACTTAGTACTCGAGTGACCAGCCCCACATTGGCAGAATATACTATATTAcacataacaggtttttattcccTCCATAACTGGAGCTCCACATACCGAAGCAACAATCTAGTGAAAACAAGCGTTGAACGCGATGGAGGAGCTGGTACACGAAGGCAAACGGGCTGAGACCCCCAGGTGAGTGGGGTCCGGATGCTGGTCCCATGGAGCGTTGgtgtttccgggggggggggggggggggggggaggggctttgAAGTCAGCGTCTGGCTGTGGCTCTTTTCACCCCCATGATGTGGAATGTGCCAGCGGCGATTTTCTCGTACAGGAGAAACATGAGGGCAGCTGTGAGGATGGTCTGTAAGAGCTTGGCTTCCAGGCCCTTGAACAATCCCATGATGCCGTGCTTCCTGAGGGGACAAATGGAGGAGGTTGGAGTGTGTCTGAGTGTCATGGGCCTCTGGCCTTCTCAGTGCACATGCTTACCTGATCCTGCTGGTCAGCAGGTACACAACGCTCTTGAGGCTGCCCAGCAGCCAGGACCTGTCCCGTTGCTGCCTGCGCTGACTGAACTGAACAGGGAACATGTCAGGAGGAGAGTGTCGCCATAGGAACACACTGGATAGTCACACACAGCCCCAGAACCCCCACACTGCAGAGCCACACGGCCGAGATGCGTCTCTTTGCAAACGCCATTTCATAGGAGCAGGGAACCCTTAATGTCAAAACACATTCCTCACAAAACCTACATTGAACCTCATATTAGCAATAATAGGGAAACTGTAGCACAACAACTGAAAAACAAACTATTTTGGTACATCTGTATGTGACGCACTCACCCTCAGGACAGACTGCACCGTCTGCAAGGGGTAGGTGGCAGTGGTGGCAATTGCCTTGGCTACAgccccaatcaggaacacctCCAAGGAGGACAACTGCAACATGCACACAGAAAGTCACGTGCAGTGCGACTGGCATGTGGACGCGTGTGCACACCATGGCACACACAAACTGGCAGGGTGTGGCTGTACCTCTCTGAAGACCCCCCTCCGCAGCCGTCTCTTCAGACCCTCATAAATCATGAACTGGACCGCTGGGTTCAGCACCAGCAGTAGGGATGGGAAGGTACCATTCCAGAGGGCTGAGACCCCCTCGTGCTGCATGATCTGTACAAAAGCGTCTTAGGGGGACAAAGCAGGGCAGTATTCAACCAGAACCAGTGCAATGTCTGCAATGTCCTTCAAAGCTCTAACATATTATCAGGCACTTTCATACTGCCAGAACTTTTTTTCTGGAACAAGGGACTTTTGTTGTATTCACACCACGGAAACTCGGCCTGATTGTAGTTCCTCTGTGGCAGTTCCAGAACCCTTTTTAGTGCCTACTTCAAACTAGGTACTTTTCGTTTGAACACCAACTACTGAGGAGGCGCTTACAAAGACAGCTTACTGCTCGCTAGACCACAGGCACCGGCGCTAACTTGGAAGGTACGCGGAAGTGTAGAAAAACAGATGTAgaggagcaaaaattgagcagatggaattattttttgtACCCCGATTACATTTAATACatcaattaatacatttttcgCTTGATTCTTCATACTTCTGGATCAGAAAATTTGATTGCTAACCAATATATTTTTGCCTAATATCGCTGGTGCCGTGCAGTTAAACTTGCCAGTGCTAATTATTGGCATAATGTGACATCGCCTTCTTATTCTGTAGAAAAATAAAGATCAATCTGCTGGCCGGATTTAATAAGGGTCATGAACATGTCGCAGGTCATATAAGTAAAATATAAGAAAAAGACTGTGTCCTGTTTTGATTGTGCTTGTTCCCCGAACAACTAACAAAACGGTTTATTTATTCTCCGTTGTTTTGAAattatgtgtgaagtttaacctacaAACTTTTTTTGCATCTCCCAtgtttatttagcataaaggtcccaGTTCCTGTTCTGCGGTGTGAAAGCGACACAAAAGTGGCCCAGGGCTACACAGGGCCCAGGTTGAGACAGGCCAGGGACTTGTGAACCGGGACCAGGTTCCGGAACTTCAGTGTGAAAGTGCCTATTCTGGACTTGAACCCAATTTAGGGTCATTCATGTCCTATGACCTGTTATTCCAAGAATAAAGTGTTAGGCTTACTGTCACCTGTATATAGTACGTGGTTATGAAAGGTGGGCGGATGGATAGATATAATATTCTTTCAACATGTGACAATGTACAGTAATCGCTACACATCTTGATTATTTGCAAGTTAACTGTAAACAATAAATGGGAATATTTTTGGAGCTTGCCAAAAAATTGCAACTTACAAATGACGCTTAAGCCAAAAACAATACAGGAAATTATTTgcattacatccatccattttccaaaccgcttatcctactgggtcatggggagtccggagcctatcccggacgcaatgggcatgaggcagggaacacacacatgtaacccaggcggagactcgaacccgggtcccagaggtgtgaggcaacagtgctaaccactgcaccaccatgccgcccctgcaaactatatctttaattaaaaatgataattccatccatccattttccaaaccgcttatcctactgggtcgcgggtggtccggagcctatcccggaagcaatgggcacgaggctgggaacaacccaggatggggggccagcccatcgcaggacacactcacacaccactcactcgcacatgcacacctaagggcaatttagcaactccaattagcctcagcatgttttttggactgtggggggaaaccggagtacccggaggaaaccccacgacgacatggggagaacatgcaaactccacacacatgtgacccaggcggagattcgaacccgggtcccagaggtgtgaggcaacagtgctaaccactgcaccaccatgccgcccctgcaaactatatctttaattaaaaatgataattaaaaaaaaaaaatccaaaacatACAGTAGTAACTTTGTAAATAAAAGGTATAATttagattatatataatatacaaacaAAGGTCTAAATAGGACGACACTATTTTAACATGCAAAGTTTGTGTAGCAATTGGTAATAAATAGAATTTTTATGTTATCGTTCAGGCTAGCAAACCATTATGAGCTGAGATTAAGGGTGCCCAAATATTATCCATGAAATTTCACATTTGCAAGGATTTTCCGCACCTAATCATTGTGAATGTGAAGgggttactgtactgtacagtatattGAGAAGAACAGCTGTAAGCATGCAACACCACCTTTTAGCCAGTAGAGGTCAGTAAGTAGTAGCTAACCCAACTAACCCAAGGTTGTCAGCCAGACAGGGACATTAACTCACCCAGAATGCCCGTATAGTGAGTGGGGTGAATGTCTGTGTCGCGAAACTTAGCCCCCTGCAGTTTGAGCCTGGTGTTGACCACCCAGAGTGGGGTGGTCACCAGGACATTCACTACACCTGcacaaacaagacaaaaacCGGCCTTAACCTTGGAGTCAGCTGACATCAGGACAGAAAGGAGTCAATGTAAGAGCAGCACCTGCAGCGATGCCGATCACTAGATCTCTGCTTGTGGTCGACCTCTGCCCCTTCAGCCAGGTGGCTTTCAAACTATGGAAGCAATAGAAGTAGACGAAGTTGGAGCAGCACAGGCTGCAGATGACCGGGAACCAGCCTCGGAAGGGAGCCAGACTGTGGGCAGGGAGGAACAAAAGAAGAGTTACACGGATTTTTACAGCCAGCGTGAAAAGGAGAGGTGTTTCAAACGGGTGGGTTTTTTTGCGTCCCCGTTCATAGGAATCCTTTTAACAGTGCACAACGTCTGTCAGACTTACAGCCCCTCTTCCTTGATGATCTCTGCCAGGATTGCTGGTGTGGAGCTGGCTTTCCTATTCTCATCCACTGCAGTGTCAAGAAATGATGGCGCACCAGGCAAAGAGAAACAAAGGCCTTCGGAATGAttacattaaaaacaaatcTGCAACTACATACAGAATTCGCTGCTACAATTGAAAATGACAAATTATAAATGATTTACCTTGTTGTCATGCCCCGCTCGTcagctcctcccgtgtgccaccccctcgttaacctcgtgtgtaATCCCCATGACATTagctgtttccagttgttttcagTAATCCTATGTAAGTCCACGtcaaagtatgtttccccagtcctgtcactgAAGTCGCTACCCCGTGTTTCTAGCtgttttccccaataaatcccttgTTTCCCGATTCTCCATCTTCCTGCTCCCCCGATCCGTGACTTGACACCTGTCTCCACTGATtcataaaaacacatatttTCCCACTTTTATGATTGTGTATTATTCAAATAAAGGGTTAAAGTACCTTGAAGGCGGAGTCTAGCCGTGTCCAAAGGGAAAAATACAGTCATCGCGGTTACACTGCCCTGTAGAAAGACAGTACAAAAAAGTTACCCTTTTCCCAAATTTATTAATCAAGATTTAATGCAGTAACACGTACGCTTGCAGCAGTGCATACGGTAACAACGTTAACGGATATAATTCTAATTAATTTAACAAGGACAGAAGCATGGCGATTATTCTAACTTCTAAATTCTAACTTCATATACAGTGGTAATTATAAAGCTGACTTTAACTTCAGCGACTGCGATCCGGCGACTGCCCGGTTCCGCTTTCAAACGCGAAACCACAATAGATAAACATTGCttttacatatttataatgaagcAATGCTGCCTACCTAGTACTTTCTGATCGTTATATAGCTCAATCTACAGCAATAGTAACAAATTACTGCATAATAACTATATCAGCAAATATAAAAATGTGTAAGTTAACATACCGTTGCTCCTGCAACAGCATGTACGAGACTTTCATATGAGAAAACTTCAGCAAATCTGAAATACTCTTCGCTACCCATTGTTAAACAATTTTTCCTTCTTTCAGATTTCTACTGCATACAGACTATTTGCTTAGGCCTGCATGATAATACgcgcacacttcacattaagcAATAACAGTGATTTTTATATCCAGGTCATGCCTTTAGCAGCTTGAAAGAAGCGGATTGGTCCCTCGTGTATTTATTCATTGTTCTGCAGTTTAATTGGTCGATTCTGACGTCGGTCAAGTGCTTTTGGCTGCCTACGGTACTGCTACGAGACGAATGGGCTTTattagctctttccctgttgTGGGTCCCAGGGACACATACGTAACTACGAGTTAATTCAATTTGAATGTTACGATTTCCAGTgctacccccccgccccccgaatTTTCCAGGATATCTATACTGACACCCCTGCCAATAACTGACAAATTATTTATTGCAGCTATTATGTTGTATTCGGCTAAGACTGGTTTATCCTGTTTCGACTTAAGTTCATGCCAGTGTTTTCATTTCGCTTCACTCGTTTCATTTCGTACTCCTTCGCGTGTATTTTATATACTGCATAGAAATCTGCAACAAACGATGATATTGCGTGGCAAATATATATTGGTAAGTTGAAACATTTGCTTGGAGAAATAttcagcatataaaatatgaaCAAAGAAATGATTTAAGCCTATGACTATGTAAATTTGCCCAACTTAGTTTTAGAATTTCACGTTCGTATGAAGACGGTAATTATGTAAACAATGCACTTAATTTGAACCGCACCAAACGTTTTAGTGACCCCCCGTATAAATTACGACCCGATCATCTATTAGTCATTACTGTAAATAATAGTAAATATTAAACTATTCACTACACGGTaatcataaatatttatttagtgtatccgattttttttcttttaccttTGTTTCCAACAGATCTCTGAGTGGTTTGGTAGAATCCGCAAACTGAGGGATAAATTTCGCTACCTATGCGACCATCCCAAAGAAACGTCTAACATCTGCAGAGTTCTTTGGGTAAGGTATGTCTGTGATGCTCTGGTTTTCTCAGGGTCAGGCTCAATACCTGCTGCACTGACTTTATGTCCCACAAACAAAACCTCAGGCTGTGCAAAGGTGCACTTTTCATTCAGCGTTAGTCCCACTTCCTGAAACAGCTGTGAGCCGCTCATCGTGTTCTGCCCTATTCTCTCCGCACACGAGGACATCATCTGCGTGGCATATAGCACCTTTTAgcctggctgggagctgggacatGCGTCTTTGAAAATGCTCTGGCACTGAGTTAATTCCAAAAGGTAAGACAATGAAACAGAAAAGCCCAAAGGGAGTGATAAACATTGTGAGTTCCCTACTCTCTTGTGCTATAGGTATCTGCCAAAACCCACTGCGTGCATCCAGTTTTGTAAAAGTTTGTGAGCCATTCATCTGTGCTAATGACTGGTCCACTGAGGGCCATACAGTATATGGACTGTATACAGTTCCCTGCACACACCCTCATTAAGTTTGGTGAGGTCTGTGCATATTCTAATTATACCACTGGGTGTCGGAAGCATTGCTATACCTGCGCGCCACTCAGTGGGTTTCTCTGTGTTTGAGATGAACCCCATTTCTTCCGTTCTTTTCAGTTTGTCTTTTACTTTTTCCGTTAAGGGGACCGGCATGTGATGAGGACTAGTCAGAGCACAGGGGGCAGCATTGTCTTTCAGGCGGATGTGATAATTACCATCAAGCCTCCCTAATCCCGTAAACACCTTTGGAAATTTATTTTTGAAGATCTCCCCTGGATCCTCTTTCTCGCCCAGTGTACTAAGTTCCTCCATTCGTGTAATGCTGTGAGCGCTGGTAAGCCCAACAATGGTCTGGCCAGGTTATCAATGACAAATACTGGCTGAGTGGAATTTTTATGCTTGCTTTCAAATCTGCTCCAAATCTGTCTTACCACGGGCGACCTGTAGTTATTGGGGCCATACAGTCTATTTGGGGTGTGCAGTAGAGGGCCGTCTCTGCTGTAACTATACAGTGTGATAGGAATAGCTGTCACTGCTGCCCCTGCATCGAGCTTAAAAGACAGCACTTCCCCATTCATCCTGATATCTGAGTACCAGCCAGTACTGTCTAACGTCACCTCTCCCAGGAAAAGGCTGTGTTGAAAGAGACACGGTCAAATCTTTGCAGGAGTTTCTTGGAATGGAACTTTTACCACCGTTACATCCGTGGAGCTGGAACATTATGTTTCCCCTGTACTCTGCACTCAGGGGAGTTCCATCTAAGGCAGTGGTTGACTGGACTGCGGAGCGCTGTCAGGCGTTCCGTACTGCTAAACAGGCCTTAGTGGACGCTACATTGCTAGCCCACCCCTTTCCGGATGCTCCCATTGCCGTCTCTACAGATGCTTCAGATGTTGTTGTTGCCGCAGTACATGAGCAGCTAGTTAATGGTGAATGGCAACCGCTTTCGACCGTGAGTCCTTTGGTCTGTACTTAGCTGTGTGCCAGCTGTGTGTAGCTGACCAGCCCTCGGACAGTGGCATACGAGGGTTGCGGTTTGCTGACACTGG
This window encodes:
- the slc25a17 gene encoding peroxisomal membrane protein PMP34, which encodes MGSEEYFRFAEVFSYESLVHAVAGATGSVTAMTVFFPLDTARLRLQVDENRKASSTPAILAEIIKEEGLLAPFRGWFPVICSLCCSNFVYFYCFHSLKATWLKGQRSTTSRDLVIGIAAGVVNVLVTTPLWVVNTRLKLQGAKFRDTDIHPTHYTGILDAFVQIMQHEGVSALWNGTFPSLLLVLNPAVQFMIYEGLKRRLRRGVFRELSSLEVFLIGAVAKAIATTATYPLQTVQSVLRFSQRRQQRDRSWLLGSLKSVVYLLTSRIRKHGIMGLFKGLEAKLLQTILTAALMFLLYEKIAAGTFHIMGVKRATARR